CGGGCGTCGCATGCCCTCGATGATGTCGCCGACGGTGCTGGTCCGCGAGGGCGAGCTGGAGGCGGGACTGGGCAGCGGCGGCTCGAACCGGATCCGCTCGGCGGTCCTGCAGACGATCGTCTACCTGGTAGCCGAGCGGATGGATGTCGCCTCGGCCGTTGAGGCGCCCCGCATCCACTTCGAGGCGGGCGCTGTGCAGGCCGAGCCGGGCATCGACCGGGATGCGCTTGCCCGCCTGGAAGCGCGCGGCTACGTGATCGCCCCCTGGGCGCAGCGGAACCTGTTCTTCGGCGGTGTTCATGCCGTCTCCAGGGATCCCGAGACCGGCGAGCTCCGCGGCGGCGGCGACCCCAGGCGGGGAGGCGCAATCGCGTTGGCGTAACCCGCCGCATCCGGCTTCGCCGGATGACCGGTCGCCTTCGGCTTCCTTGGTAGGCGAAGCCCAGGCTTCCGGCGGAATATCAAGAGTAGGATCGGAGCATGGCCAAGGCTCTGCTGGTGATCGATTTCCAGAACGACTTCACATCGGGTGGAGCGCTCGAAGTGCCGGGCGGCGACGAGATCGCCGAGCCGGTGAGGAGGTTGGCCGACCACCTCGGCCTGGTCTTCGCCACCCGGGACTGGCATCCGCCCGACCACGCCTCGTTCGAGACCGAGGGAGGCCCCTGGCCGGTCCACTGCGTGCGGGGCACCCGCGGCGCGGAGTTTCACCCCGCGATGGATGACGTGCACGTCGATGCGGTTGTCGACGTGGGCCGGGAGCGAGAGGACGAGGGCTACTCGGGCTTCGAGAAGTCCGACCTGGCGCAGATCCTTCGCGACCATGACGTGGACCAGGTCTACGTCTGCGGGCTGGCCACCGACTACTGCGTGAGGGCGTCGGCGATCGACGCCTGCCGAGAGGGCTTCCGGGTGACTGTGGTCGAGGACGCGGTGCGCGGTGTAGAGGTCAACGAGGGGGACTCGGAGCGGGCGCTGGCCGACATGCGCGAGGCGGGTGCCGGCATCGGCACGTCGGACGAGATCCTGGCGAGCGTCGAAGCGCGCTAATCCGACTGCTGGAAGACGACCTTGCCGTTCATCCTGGCGCGCTCGGCGATCTCGTTCGAGCGGGCGAGCACGGCGACCAGGCTGCGTAGCGCGGTGCCCAACATCCGCATCCGGTCGGGCTCCGAGCGCTGCTCCAGGAGCGCCTGCTTGGTCTCCGGCGGCAGCTCCACCCGCGCCGCGATCCCGTACGAATCCTCGGCCTCGAGCTCCGCGGCATCCGGCGGCTCGCCCGAGACCCGCTTGACCAGCTGGGCGAATGCCTCCCGCGCCTGGGTGGCCGCTTCCCGATCCTCCTGCTCGGGCTCGGCGCTGGTCTCGATCGGCACCACCTCGCCTGCGGGGAAGTCCTGTTCCTCGAAGCGCTCCAACACCTTGAAGGGCTGCTCGCCGGCCACCACGACGTTCATCCGCCCATCTTCGAATCGCTCCAGCACCTCGGTCACTCGCGCCATGCACCCGATCCGGTGCGCATTTCCGCCCTCGTCCCGGAACACGATCCCGAACGGCTCGGCATTCTCCAGGCAGTGGCCGATCATTCGCTTGTAGCGCTCCTCGAAGATATGAAGCGGCAGTAGCTCCCCTGGCAGGATCACCATCGGAAGCTCGAAGATGGGCAGCTCGACGCCGTCGCCCTGCATCAACGCCATTCTAGGAGTCCGGCTTGCGCGCCGAGAGCACCAGGTTGTAGAAGGCGGACGCCGGGAGTCGTGGCTCGAGCAGCGCAGCATCGAGGCGCTGGAGCGTGAGGTACCCGCGGAACGCGAACCGGCGCCAGCGGTCAGGAACCTGCTCGGCGTCGGCGCTCCCCTCCAGCGTGCGGACTGTCCATCCAAAGAGGTTGGCCAGGAGCTCCTCGCCGCGGATCCTGACGTCCTCGAAACCCGCCTGACGCAAGAGCCGATCGAGCGTGCCCGGGGCAAAGGCGTGCACGTCGACCTCCCGCTCCAAGTGATGCCCATCCTCGTGCTCAACCTCCTCGGCGCGGCGCGCCGGGGCCTGGAGCAACAGCCGCCACAGCGGCGCCACGAGCTGAGCGCCGCGCTTCGGCAGCCCGGCGATCGTGTCTCCGTAGCGAGACGGCTCGCCGCAGAACACCAGCGTCCCGCCCGGTCGGAGCACCCGCCGGAACTCCGCGAGCGCGATGGGCAGACCTGGCAGGTGATGTAGCACGGCGTGTCCGAACACGAGGTCGAAGCTGGCGTCCGCGAACGGCAGGCGCTCGGCATCGGTCACCTCGGTCTCCACGTGGAGCCCCAAACGCTCGGCGCTCGCGGCCAGCTCGTCGAGCATCCCAGGCGAGATGTCGGTCGCGACCACCCGCCCGAGCAGCCCCAGTTGCATGAGGTTGAGCGAGAAGTAGCCCGTTCCGGAGCCGATCTCCAGCGCCTCTCCGAACCCGTCGTCGGGCCAGCGACCCAGCGCCTTGGCGACCTTGGCGCGCACCTGGGCTTTGCCGGTCAGGCCGAAGTCGATGCCCCACTTCGTGTCGTAGCCGGTGGCCGCCACGTCGTGGTAGCGGAGGTTCGCCTCCTTGATCCGCTCGGGCGCCGATTGCATGAGCGGACACTATGTTCTCCGCCTGCACCGCGCCCAGAGGAATCAGCCACCAGGAGTCCCGCCGCTGGCGCTCACCGGCGAGCGGACGCTGCCGGACGTTCCCGAGGAGAACTACTGGTTCCGGCGACACCTGGTGGTTTACGAGTGGCTTGCGGAGCAGGTCGGCGGGCTTCGAGTCGCCGATCTTGCCTGCGGCGAGGGATACGGCGCCGCGGTCCTGGCGGGAACCGCCGCCGAGGTGGTGGGCGTCGACGCGAACCCTGAAGCTCACGAGCACGCCAGGCTTCGCTACCGACGGCAAAACTTGCGGTTCGAGCGGGGGCTGGTGGAGGACTACACCGGGCCATGCGACGCGATCGTCTTCCTGCAGACGATCGAGCACATCGCCGAGCCCGGGCGCCTGCTGGAGCGCCTTGCCGCCGCCGCTCCGGTCGCCTACATAACGACGCCGAATCGGGTGACCCTGGCGCCGCCCGGTGCCCAGAAATCGGACAACCCCTGGCACCTGCGCGAGTACACACTCGCCCAGTACGCGGCGCTGCTGGGGCCCCACTTCTCGAGGGTCGAGATGCTCGGCGTCTTTCACGCCCGCAAGCTGCGCGTGCACGACTGGGCCCTGCGGCTCGGCTGGGAGAGGGTCCACAGCCTACTTCGCCTCACCAAGCCCTTCTACGACCGGTTCGTCCCGGCGATCACCTCCGCCGACTTCGAGGTCGCCTCCCAGGGCGACCTGGAGGGGGCCCTCGACTTCCTGGCCATCTGCCATGTCTGAGCCGGTCGGCGACCTCGCGGTCGTCCTGCACTCGCACATGCCCTACGTGGAGGGGTTCGGGACCTACCCGTTCGGCGAGGAGTGGCTGTTCGACGCCGTGGGCCGCTCCTACCTCCCCGTCCTCGAACAGGTGCACGACCTGACCGTCACGGTGACGCCGGTGCTCGCCGACCAGCTCGAGGACCCCGGGGTGGCGGAGCGCCTGCGGTCGTTCCTGCGCCGCTACCGGCTGGAAGCCGCCGAGCGCGAGGCGGCTGAGGGGGCTTCCGAGCTGCGAGGGGCGGCGCAGGCGGAGGCTGAGCGCCACGGTCGTGCCCTTGCCCGTCTGGAGGCGCTTGGAGGAGAGCCGCTGGAGGCGTTCCGCTCGGCGGCCCAAGAACGCAATGTCGCCCTGATCCCGTCCGCGGCCACCCACCCGGTATTGCCGCTGATCGCCACCGCCGCTGGTCGGCGCCTCCAAATCGACGCCGGGCTGCGCTCGCACGGGAGGCGGTTCGGCCCTGCCGATGGATTCTGGCTTCCCGAGTGCGCCTACCGCCCTGGAATCGAGCCGCCGCTCGCCGAGCGGGGTCTGCGGTTCTTCTGCACCGACCAGAGCGCTCGAGAGCCTCCGAGCGACTCGCTGGCACCCGTCCAGGCCGGCGCCGGGATGGTTGCGTTCACGCTCGACAGGGAGGCCGTTGATCTGGTCTGGTCGCCGGGCGGCTACCCGTCCGCCCCCGCCTACGCCGATTTCCATCGGCTTTCCATGGGTGGCGTGCGCCTTTGGTCGATCGGCGGCGACCCGTACGACCCAGCGGCGGCGCGGGATCGCGCCGAGAGCGATGCCGCAGAGTTCGCGGACTGGGTGGCCCAGAGGCTCGAGGCATTTCACGGCCGGCGCCACAAGCCCGGGCTCGTCACGTTCGCAGTCGACACCGAGCTGCTGGGCCACTGGTGGTCGGAGGGCCCGATCTGGCTCGGAGCCATGTTGCGCTTGGTGGCCGAGCGGGGCATCCGGCTGGTCACCCTCCCTGAGGCACTGGAGCGCCACCAGCCGGAGGAGCGGCCGTTGGTCGAGTCCAGCTGGGGCGAGGGCAGGGACCTTCGCACCTGGGACGCGCCCGAGGTCGCGGATCTCGCCTGGGCGGCAAGGCGCCTCGAGTTGCGCTTGCTGGCCGCTGTTAGCGCCGAGGCGCTCGGGCCGGATGCGACCGAGCGCGCGGCGCGCGAGCTGCTCGCGCTGCAGGCAAGCGATTGGGCGTTCTTGGACCGGCGCAGGCAGGCGGGGGATTACCCCTTTCAACGCTCAACAGGGCATGCGCGGGCGCTGCTCGAAGCCATACACTCTCGCGAGCCTCCGGACCCCCGCATGCGAAACCTGGCCCCCGACCTCAGCCTCGTCCCCCTGCGGGAGCCCTGAGCGCCCCGGCCATCGTGACCCGCGTGCTCATCCTCTCCTGGGAGTACCCGCCGCTGATCGAGGGGGGCCTGGCACGGCACGTCCGCAAGCTGTCCGAGTCGTTGGTCGAGCTCGGCGTCGACGTGCACGTGCTGACGCGCGGCGGGGAGGAGTCGCCGACCGACGAGGAGGTCGCGGGGGTGTCCATCCACCGCGTCCGCGAGCCGACCCGGCCCACCGACTTGGGCGAGTTCGTCGCCTGGGTCGAGCGGATGAACTCCGACATGCTGGCCGCCGGCGTCGAGATCGGGGATCGCTACGAGTTCGATCTCGTGCATGGCCACGATTGGCTGGTCGCGATGGCGTGCGACCACCTGGCGCGGCGGTTCAGGGCGCCACTGGTCACGACCATCCATGCCACCGAATACGGTCGTCACCAGGGTTGGGTGAACAAGCACCCGCAATCGCACATTCATGGCATCGAGAACTGGATCACCAACCGCGCCGACCGGGTGATCGCCTGTTCGTACTACATGCGGGAGCAGGTCGCCGACATCTTCGGGGTGCCCGACGAGAAGGTGACCGTGATCCCGAACGGAATCGATCCCGACGACCTTCAACCCTCCGACGCCGCCGAGCTCGCTCGCCTGCGGCTGGAGTTCGCGCCGCGGGACCACCAGCTCGTGCTGCTGATCGGCCGGCTCGTCTACGAGAAGGGGTTCCAACTGGCGCTGGAGGCGATGCCGGCTCTGATCGAGCGCCTGCCACGCACCAGGTTCCTGGTCGCCGGCTCCGGCACCCATGAGCCCGAGCTGAGGCGCCAAGCCGAGCGGCTCGGGCTGATGGACCACGGCACCTTCCTGGGCTGGATCGGCGACGACGTGCTGCATTCGCTCTACCGCATCGCCGACGTGTGCGTGGTGCCTTCGATCTATGAGCCATTCGGGCTGGTGGCGCTGGAGGCCATGGCCTCGGGTTGCCCGTGCATCGTCGCCGACACCGGCGGCCTGCGCGAGGTCGTCCCGCATGAGGAAGTCGGGCTGCGCTTCCGCAGCCGCGATCCGCAGGCACTGGTCGAGGTCGCCGCGCGGGTGCTCTCCGACGACGAGCTCGGGCGCCGCCTGGTCGCCGATGCCTACGAGCACCTGCGCCGTTACGACTGGTTCGACGTCGCCGGGCGCACCTCGGACCTGTACTCCGGGCTCGTGCGCGAGCGCGTCTAGTCCGGCTGCTCTGCGGCCTCCGGATCGATGGGGTTCGCCCAGCGCAGCGTGCGAGGAGCCTCGCGCATCCTGATCACCTTGGCGGGGATCCCGCCCACCACCGCGTTCGCGGGGACATCGGCGGTCACGACGGCGTTGGTGCCCACAATCGCGTTGTCGCCCACCTGAACGCCTCTCAGGATGCACGCGCCGTAGCCGATCCAGACATTCGAGCCGACGTCCACGTCGCGCTTGTAGATGCCCTGTTCCCGAATCGTCCGCTCCACCTCGACCACGCCGTGGTCGAAGTCGATGAACATCGCCCGGTCCGCGATCACGCACTGCTCGCCGATCCGCACGTGCTTGTAGGCGGAGATCGTGCACTCCTGGCCGAGCACCGTTTTGGATCCGATGATCACCTCGCCCTCGTGACAGCGGATCTTCGTCCCGTCGCCGATCCACACGAAGCGGCCGAACCGCACCCGGCCGCGCCTGCTGATCTGGATCTGCAGCCTCCTGCCGAGGAAGAGCAGCCCGTCAGTCTCCCAGCGCCAGCCTGCCAGGGTGAAGAGGCGACGGCGCGCGTAGCGCAGCGCGAGCCTCGCGTACCGCGGAGTGAGCATGCGATTTCGGGCCAGGAAACGGATCAGGCGGACCACGCGGCGGACTCTAGGCGGCTCGCAAGTGACGCGCGAACCTGCATCTACACTGGCGCCCCGTGGCCGAGGCGGCGAAATCCACCCAGGAGTCGCTCGCCGAGCGCGTGATCGCGGGCGACAAGCGGGCGCTCGCCCGGGCGATCAGCCTGGTCGAGAATCGCGACCCTGAGGGGGACCGGCTCGTGGCGGAGCTCTTCCCGCGCACCGGCAGGGCGCGGATCGTCGGCGTCACGGGGCCGCCGGGCGTGGGCAAGAGCACCCTGATCGGAGCCTTGACCGCGGATCTCCGCAAGGCCGGCCGCGACGTCGGGGTGCTCTCGATCGATCCCTCGAGCCCGTTCACGCAGGGAGCGATGCTCGGAGATCGCATCCGGCTGGCCGACCACTTCCTCGACCCCGGGGTGTTCATCCGCTCGATGGCGACCCGCGGCTCACTCGGTGGGCTGGCGGAGGCTGCGCTGCAGGCCGCCCTGCTGATGGACGCCTCGGGCAAGGACGACGTGCTTCTCGAGACCGTCGGCGTGGGCCAGGGCGAGGTGGATGTCGTCGACCACGCTGACACCATCGTTCTCGCGCTGATGCCCGGCTCCGGCGACTCGATTCAGGCGCTGAAGGCGGGCGTGATGGAGATTCCCGACGTGATCGTCGTCAACAAGTCGGAGCACCCGCTGGCCGAGACCATGGTCCGGGAGGTGCGGGCCGTCCTGTCGCTCGGTCCGCAGCGCGATTGGCGGGTGCCCGTCGTCCGCACCGAGGCGGCGAAGGGCGAGGGGATCGCCGAGCTCCTGAAGAGCATCGACGCCCACCGCCGCCACATCGAGGAGACGGGCTCGCTGGAAGAGCGCCGGGCCCGGAACCTCCGCGCCGAGGTCCTCGGGCTCGCGGCGGTTCGCCTGCGGCGCCGGCTCGAGGAGCTGACGGCGAAGGACCCGGAGTGGGAGGGCCTCCTGGACAGCGTCGTGCGGCGCCAGACCGACCCCGCCACCGCGGCCCGGATGCTGCTGGAGAAGTCCGGAGAGCTCTAGGAGCCCAACGGCCCTTTGCTACAGAGCCTCGGCCGCCCAGTCGAAGGGCGCTGGGGCGGCGTTCGGAGTGCCGCCGACGGGCGGGACGATCACGCGGGTGCGGCGTCCCTGTGCCCCACGCTCGACGCGAACCTCCGACCACTGTGCGCACGGCGCGAAGGCGTTCGATAGCTCCATCGCGAGACGCGACGGCTCACGCTTGCGGTGGTTGGTATTCCTTTCCATAGGCCCCCACTGAAAGGTTCGGTGACGGTCGCGACTCTACGCACGCCGGCGGTCGGAATCGTGCGCTGTCCCACAACAAATCCCCAATTTGGGGGGTCGGCGCCTTCGGCCGATTGCGTGGCCAGGGTCAGCCGGGTCGTGGCTCCGCGAGGTCGCGGGCCAGCGTAACCAGCAGCCGCACCCCGTAACCGGTCGGGCCGTTGCCCACGTACTCGCGCCCGACGTCCCAGGCCGTCCCCGCGATGTCGAGGTGCGCCCATGGCTTGCCGTCCACGAATTCCTCCAGGAAAGAGCCCGCGTAGATCGTGCCCGCCTTGCGCTTCGCCGACGCATTGGTGAGGTCGGCGTCCTTCCCCCTGGTCAGCTCCTTGTACTCGGGGTGGAGCGGCAGGCGCCAGGCCAGCTCGCCGGTGCGTCCCGCGGCCGCCAGCACGCG
This genomic interval from Solirubrobacterales bacterium contains the following:
- the meaB gene encoding methylmalonyl Co-A mutase-associated GTPase MeaB, with the protein product MAEAAKSTQESLAERVIAGDKRALARAISLVENRDPEGDRLVAELFPRTGRARIVGVTGPPGVGKSTLIGALTADLRKAGRDVGVLSIDPSSPFTQGAMLGDRIRLADHFLDPGVFIRSMATRGSLGGLAEAALQAALLMDASGKDDVLLETVGVGQGEVDVVDHADTIVLALMPGSGDSIQALKAGVMEIPDVIVVNKSEHPLAETMVREVRAVLSLGPQRDWRVPVVRTEAAKGEGIAELLKSIDAHRRHIEETGSLEERRARNLRAEVLGLAAVRLRRRLEELTAKDPEWEGLLDSVVRRQTDPATAARMLLEKSGEL
- a CDS encoding isochorismatase family protein; this encodes MAKALLVIDFQNDFTSGGALEVPGGDEIAEPVRRLADHLGLVFATRDWHPPDHASFETEGGPWPVHCVRGTRGAEFHPAMDDVHVDAVVDVGREREDEGYSGFEKSDLAQILRDHDVDQVYVCGLATDYCVRASAIDACREGFRVTVVEDAVRGVEVNEGDSERALADMREAGAGIGTSDEILASVEAR
- a CDS encoding 1,4-alpha-glucan branching protein domain-containing protein, whose amino-acid sequence is MSEPVGDLAVVLHSHMPYVEGFGTYPFGEEWLFDAVGRSYLPVLEQVHDLTVTVTPVLADQLEDPGVAERLRSFLRRYRLEAAEREAAEGASELRGAAQAEAERHGRALARLEALGGEPLEAFRSAAQERNVALIPSAATHPVLPLIATAAGRRLQIDAGLRSHGRRFGPADGFWLPECAYRPGIEPPLAERGLRFFCTDQSAREPPSDSLAPVQAGAGMVAFTLDREAVDLVWSPGGYPSAPAYADFHRLSMGGVRLWSIGGDPYDPAAARDRAESDAAEFADWVAQRLEAFHGRRHKPGLVTFAVDTELLGHWWSEGPIWLGAMLRLVAERGIRLVTLPEALERHQPEERPLVESSWGEGRDLRTWDAPEVADLAWAARRLELRLLAAVSAEALGPDATERAARELLALQASDWAFLDRRRQAGDYPFQRSTGHARALLEAIHSREPPDPRMRNLAPDLSLVPLREP
- a CDS encoding class I SAM-dependent methyltransferase, which translates into the protein MSGHYVLRLHRAQRNQPPGVPPLALTGERTLPDVPEENYWFRRHLVVYEWLAEQVGGLRVADLACGEGYGAAVLAGTAAEVVGVDANPEAHEHARLRYRRQNLRFERGLVEDYTGPCDAIVFLQTIEHIAEPGRLLERLAAAAPVAYITTPNRVTLAPPGAQKSDNPWHLREYTLAQYAALLGPHFSRVEMLGVFHARKLRVHDWALRLGWERVHSLLRLTKPFYDRFVPAITSADFEVASQGDLEGALDFLAICHV
- a CDS encoding class I SAM-dependent methyltransferase gives rise to the protein MQSAPERIKEANLRYHDVAATGYDTKWGIDFGLTGKAQVRAKVAKALGRWPDDGFGEALEIGSGTGYFSLNLMQLGLLGRVVATDISPGMLDELAASAERLGLHVETEVTDAERLPFADASFDLVFGHAVLHHLPGLPIALAEFRRVLRPGGTLVFCGEPSRYGDTIAGLPKRGAQLVAPLWRLLLQAPARRAEEVEHEDGHHLEREVDVHAFAPGTLDRLLRQAGFEDVRIRGEELLANLFGWTVRTLEGSADAEQVPDRWRRFAFRGYLTLQRLDAALLEPRLPASAFYNLVLSARKPDS
- a CDS encoding acyltransferase, producing the protein MVRLIRFLARNRMLTPRYARLALRYARRRLFTLAGWRWETDGLLFLGRRLQIQISRRGRVRFGRFVWIGDGTKIRCHEGEVIIGSKTVLGQECTISAYKHVRIGEQCVIADRAMFIDFDHGVVEVERTIREQGIYKRDVDVGSNVWIGYGACILRGVQVGDNAIVGTNAVVTADVPANAVVGGIPAKVIRMREAPRTLRWANPIDPEAAEQPD
- a CDS encoding glycosyltransferase family 4 protein; amino-acid sequence: MTRVLILSWEYPPLIEGGLARHVRKLSESLVELGVDVHVLTRGGEESPTDEEVAGVSIHRVREPTRPTDLGEFVAWVERMNSDMLAAGVEIGDRYEFDLVHGHDWLVAMACDHLARRFRAPLVTTIHATEYGRHQGWVNKHPQSHIHGIENWITNRADRVIACSYYMREQVADIFGVPDEKVTVIPNGIDPDDLQPSDAAELARLRLEFAPRDHQLVLLIGRLVYEKGFQLALEAMPALIERLPRTRFLVAGSGTHEPELRRQAERLGLMDHGTFLGWIGDDVLHSLYRIADVCVVPSIYEPFGLVALEAMASGCPCIVADTGGLREVVPHEEVGLRFRSRDPQALVEVAARVLSDDELGRRLVADAYEHLRRYDWFDVAGRTSDLYSGLVRERV
- a CDS encoding LON peptidase substrate-binding domain-containing protein, with protein sequence MQGDGVELPIFELPMVILPGELLPLHIFEERYKRMIGHCLENAEPFGIVFRDEGGNAHRIGCMARVTEVLERFEDGRMNVVVAGEQPFKVLERFEEQDFPAGEVVPIETSAEPEQEDREAATQAREAFAQLVKRVSGEPPDAAELEAEDSYGIAARVELPPETKQALLEQRSEPDRMRMLGTALRSLVAVLARSNEIAERARMNGKVVFQQSD